The Plantactinospora sp. KBS50 sequence ATCGGCACGGCGGACATCCCGCCGCCCCGCGGCCCGCTGCCGGCCGGATCGGCGGACCCGGCCGGATGGTCGGATCCGGTCGGATCGGCGGACCCGGCTGGATCGTCGGACCCGGCCGGATCGGCAGGGAGTGCGGGTCCGGCGGCCGCCGCCGGGTCCCCCGCGGGGTCTCCCGCGGGGTCTCCCGGCGGCGGTTCCCGGCCGGCGGTCGGGAGCTGAGTCCGGGCGGGCTACCCTCGCAAAGGTCCGGTTCGAGGGAAGGGGGAGCGTATGCGGCTGCTGCTCATCGGTGCGCCCGGGGCGGGCAAGGGGACCCAGGCGGTACGCGTCGCCGAGCACTTCGGGCTCACCCACATCTCCAGCGGTGACCTGTTGCGCCGGCACATCGCCGAGGAAACCTCCATCGGGCGGTCGGTGGGGGCCGCGATGCACCGCGGGGACCTCGTCACGGACGGGATCGTGATGGACGTGCTCCGCAAGCCGGTGGAGGCGGCCAGCCGCAACGGCGGGTACGTCCTGGACGGCTTCCCGCGCACCGTGGAGCAGGCGGAGGTGGCGTACCTGGTGGCCCGCGACATCGGCGCCTCGGTGCAGGTGGCGGTCTTCCTCGACGTGCCCCGGCCGGAGCTGGTCCACCGGCTGCTGGAGCGCGGCCGGGCGGCCAACCGCACCGACGACACCGAGGACGTCATCACCCGGCGGCTGCGGGTGTTCGAGGAGCACACCCTGCCGCTGCTGGACTACTACCGCCAGCGCGAGCAGCTGCTCAAGATCGATGGTGCCCGGTCGGTCGACGAGGTGACCGCCGCACTGGTGGCCGAGTTGGAGGCGGTGCGGCACCTGCTGGACGGCTGAACGGCCGCCCGGTCAGCCGATCTCGATCCGGACCGGTGCCGTCCCGCGCAGCGTCACGACCACCCGTTCGCCGTCGACCAGCACGTTGCCGCGGTCGACCCGCACCGGCCGGTCGGTGGCGAAGACGGCGATGTCCTCGCCCTGGGTAGGCCGCAGCTCGACCGTCGACCCTTCCCGGCTGACCAGCTCACAGCTCGTCTCCACGAGGGTGGCCGGACCCACCCGCACCCCCACCGGCAGCATCAGCCCGGACCGGGCCGGCATCCGCAGCCGCCGCCCGCTCAGCACCGGCCGGTCGCCGTCGCTCAGGCCGAACTCGACCGCCGAGGGCGCGACGTTGATCAGGTGCAGCAGCCGCTGCCCGGACCGGTCCACGGTGCTGGTCAGCACCAGCCCCGCGGTCCCGGCGTCGTGCCGCAGCCGGGGCCGCACGCCCAGCCGGTCCAGCGCGGCCCGCCAGAAGTCCAGCAGGCAGGGCTGGTCGGCGGCGATCACCAGGGCCCGGCCGGCGCCCACGGACACCTCCACGGCGCAGGGCCGGCCCGAGCCGACCTCGGTGAGCACCGGCTCACCGGCCCCGGAAAGTAGCTGCGCCCAGCCGACCCGGACCTCCGCGGGACCGGCCGCCCAGCCGTGCCCGACCACCGACGGGAAGTAGTCCCGGCCGCTTTCCACCCAGCCGTCGGCCCGCAGGCCCAGCGCGTCGGCCAGCAGCGTGCAGTCGGCGCCGTCGTGGTCGCGGACCGGCAGCGGCCCGTGCAGCAGCAGCCGGCCGCCGGCCGCCAGGTGCGCCACCAACCGGCGCTGCACGTCGGCGCCGAGGGTGGGCGCGCTGGCCAGCACGAGTACGCCCGGTCCGGCCGGGGGCGCCGGTCGGTCCGGTGCCGGTTCCGCCGACGCGGCCGACTCCGACGCGGCCGCCGGGGGTGGCGTCGGCGCCCCCGACTCCGCCGGGGGTGCCGGGGGCGCCGCGAGGTTCACGGCCGGGAAGGAGAAGCCGCCCAGCAGCAGGGCGCGGGCGAGGATCTCCCGGGAGCCCATCCCGCGGAACCGCTCCAGCTCGGCGACCTGCGCGGTGCGCGGCGCCGACGCCGGGTGGCGGTACTCGGTCAGGTAGTGGTCGGGGACGAACCCCAGCGCCAGGTCGTCGTGCTCCTCGTCGCCGTCGGCCAGCAGGTCCGCGGCCCCGCGCAGCGCGTGCAGGGCGCGGCGGGCCGCCGGGTACGTGTGGTTGGGCCGACCCTCCGGCCCGAGCGGGGCGGCGAACCCGTGCCGCTGCCCCGTGAAGGCGATCCGGTCGTTCCCGTCGCCGACCGGCTCGGCCAGCGGCGGGTTGTGCCCGCCGGCGAACAGGTAGAGGTTGACCAGCCGGTTGCCCTGGGCCGCGCACAGCCGGATCTTCAGGTCCAGCGCCTCCGGCGGGTACAGCGTGCTCAGGTCCTCGGTGTAGTCGCCGCTGCCGGCCTCGAACTCCAGGCAGGTCAACGGCTGGTCGGCGGCGAGCGAGGCGGTGAGGAAGGCGTTCGAGACGTACAGGTCGGGCACGTTGCCGACGGTCAGGTCGCCCAGGTAGTAGTCCGAGCCGGCGGTCAACTGCGGCTGGCCGTGGTACGCCTGCGCGAGCTGGCTGATCCCGATCGGGAAGGTGCGGCCCCGCTTCTCGTCGGTGCCGTGCACGTTGACCAGGAACGGCACCCCGGTCACGCCGTGCCGCTGCGCGGACTCGCGCAGCGCCGCCACGTACCGGCGGTACCGGTCCCGCATGTACCGGCCGAGGTCGTCGTGCAGCGTCAGGGAGTGTTCGTCGGCGGGGGTGCGCAACGCCGCGGCCCAGGCCGGGGCGTCGGACGGGTCGGCACCGACCCGCCGCGCGGCGCCGGAGCGGCCGTACCGGTCGACCGCCCACCGGGCCAGGTCGGCGCAGAGCCCGTCGGTCAGGTCGGGGGAGTTGGTGACCCAGGACAGCATCCCGATCTCGTTGTCGAGCTGCACCGCGAGCACCGGGCCGCCGCGGGTGGCGAGCCGGCCGGCCACTACCGGCATCACCTGCGCGTACCAGCCGTCCGCCGCGGCCAGGAACTCCGGCGCGAGGTAGTCCAGGGTACGGGTGGGGATCGGGGCGCCGTCCCAGGTGCTCGCCAGCAGGTGTGGATGATCGGCGTACAGCCGGAACGGCACGCCCTCGTTCTTGATCTCGGCCATGATGAACGGCCCGGGCCGCACGATCGCGTGCAGGCCGCGGTCGTGCGCCAGGTCGAGGAAGCCGGCCAGGTCGCGGCGTTCGTCGGTACGCCCGGTCAGGTCGACGGTGCGGTCGGGCAACTCGTGCCACAGCCAGGGCACGTACGTGGCCACGGTGTCGGCGCCGCAGTCGCGCAGCCGGTCCAGCCGGTCGGCCCAGTCGCGCCGGGCGAGCCGGAAGTAGTGCACCTCGCCGGCCAGCAGCAGACGGGGCCGGCCGTCGATGGTGATCCTGCGGTCTTGAAGTAGCACCTGGGGCATATCGGGCAGAGCTCCCTCTCGCCGGAGATTGTGGACCCGAGACTTGTGAACTGCGTCTCGGCTGCCTATGGTCGCCTGAAACCGGTTTCTGTGTCAGGCACGTTACGGATCGGGGAGGACATGAGCAACAGCCGCGTGACGGTTCGGGAGATCGCCCGGCTCGCCGGGGTCTCGGTGGCAACCGTGTCCCGGGTGTCCAACGGCACCGGGCAGGTGTCCCCGGAGATGCGCCGCCGGGTGCTGGAGGCCATCGAGAAGCACGGCTACCGCCCGGACCATCTCGGCCGGGCCCTGGCGGCCCGCCGGCACGGCGCACTCGGCCTGGTCTTTCCCGGACTGTCCGGGCCGTACTTCACCGAACTGATCCAGGGCTTCGAGTCCGAGGCCATGCCGTCCCGCTCCAGCGTGCACATCCTCTGCACGCACCTGCGGGAGGACTCCGACGCGCAGGTGCTGGAGATGGGCCGCCGGGTCGACGGCGTGGCGGTGGTCGGCGGCACCATCTCCGACGGCGCGCTGGGCCGGCTGGCCCAGCAGACGCCGGTGGTGGTGATCGCCGGCGAGGGCCCCGGGGACGTCCCGTCGGTGCGGGCCGAGAACACCGCGAGCATGGCGGCGCTGACCCGGCATCTGCTGGTCGACCACCAACTGCGGGACCTGGTCTTCGTCGGTAACCCGGCCGGCTCGCCGGACGTCACCCGGCGGTGGACCGGCTTCCTCGACGCGCACCGGTCGCTCGGGCTGGCCCCGCCGGCCGCGCCGGTGCCGGTGGGGCTGCAACAGGCCGACGGGGTGCTCGCGGCCGAGCGGCTGTTCCGCCCCGGAACCGGAACCGGAACCGGAACCGGAAGCGGGAGCGGAGCCGGAGCCGGAGCCGCCGGCGGCGCCGCGGAATCCGGTGCGGCGCCGGCGCGTCCCGGCGGGGTCGTCTGCGCGAACGACGAGACCGCGCTCGGCGTACTGGTCGGCGCGCTGGGCCGCGGCCTGCGGGTACCGCAGGACCTGGTCATCACCGGCTTCGACGACGCGCCCATGGCCGGGCTGGTCACCCCGGGCCTGACCACCGTCCGGCAACCGGTGCGGGAACTGGCCGCGGAGGCGGCCCGGGTGCTGCTGGCGGCCGCCGCCGAGCCCGGCGCCCCGCCCGCCCCCGATCTTCTGCTGACCACCGAACTCGTTCTGCGGCACAGCTGCGGCTGCCCGGCAGATCAGGCGACATCCACCCCCTGAAACATCCAACCCCTCGGAGGTACGAGATGAGAAGCAGGCGGTTGGCCGCCGCGATCGCGGCCACCCTGACCGCGTCGATCGCGCTGGCCGGTTGCGGCCGTGACTCGGACGGCGGCCGGGAGGAGGCGAAGTCCGTCGGCGCCGGCAAGGCGAGCGGGGACATCACGGTCTGGGCGATGGGCACCGAGGGCGAGAAGCTCGCCGAATTCGCCAAGGCGTTCTCCGCGGAGAACCCCGACGCCAAGGTCAACGTGACGGCCGTCCCGTGGGACGCGGCGCACCAGAAGATCGCGAGCGCCATCGCCGCGAAGCAGACGCCGGACGTGTCGATGATCGGCACCACCTGGCAGGGCGAGTTCGCCAAGTCCGGCGCGCTCGACCCGACCCCGCCGGACCTGATCAAGAAGGACGACTTCTTCCCCGGCGCCTGGGACACCACGATCGTCAACGACACCCCCTACGGCGTCCCCTGGTACGTGGAGACCCGGCTCATCTACTACCGCAAGGACCTGGCGGCCAAGGCCGGCTTCCCGGACGGCCCGAAGACGTGGGACGACCTCGCGGCGATGGCCAAGGGCATGAAGGAGAAGGCCGGCGCCAAGTGGGGAATCAACCTCCAGCCCGGCAAGACCGGCAGCTGGCAGTCGGTGCTGCCGTTCGCCTGGTCCAACGGCGCCGAGGTGGCCACCGAGGACAAGCTCAGCTTCGACACCCCGGAGCTGACCGAGGCGCTCGCCTACTACCAGTCCTTCTTCACCGACGGCCTGGCGCCGACCGACCTGCCGGACGGCTCGCTGGAACCCGGCTTCGTCAACGGCGAGATCGGCGCGTTCATCTCCGGCCCCTGGCACATGGGCATCGTCGAGGAGCAGGGCGGGCCGGACTTCAAGGACAAGTACGCGGTGGCACAGATGCCGACGAAGCAGTCCTCCACCTCGTTCATCGGCGGCAGCAACCTCGCCGTCTTCAAGGACGCCAGGAACCGGGACGGCGGCTGGAAGTTCGTGCAGTGGCTGAGCCAGCCCGAGGTGCAGGTCAAGTGGTACGAGGCGGTCAAGGACCTGCCGGCCGTGCAGTCGGCCTGGAACGATTCGACGCTGTCCGGCGACACCTTCCTGGCCGCCTTCGGCGAGCAGCTCAACAGCGCCAAGGCGCCGCCGGCCATCCCGACCTGGGAGCAGATCGCCGCGGCGTTCGACATCGAGGTCGAGAAGCTGTGCAAGCAGAACACCGATCCGGCCGCGACCGCCAAGGCGATTCAGGAGAAGGCGAGCGCGATCGGGACCGGGAGCTGAGATGGCCAGCGCCTCCACGGCCTCGGCGCGGTCGGCCGGCGTCACCGCCGGCCGCCGCGCCGCCCCGGCCGGATCCCGGGTACGCCTGCGCCGAGCGCTGACCGGCTGGGCCTTCTCCGCGCCGTTCACCGTGCTGTTCGTGGTGTTCATGGCGCTGCCGGTGGCGGCCTCACTGGTGATGAGCTTCACCGACCTGCGCTCCACCGACCTGCGCCACCCGCTCGCGGTCAACTTCGTCGGCCTCGACAACTACACCCGGCTGTTCGCCGACGACCTGTTCCGGCGCTCGTCGGTCAACACGCTGGTGTTCGTCGTGTTCGGGGTGCCGCTGACCATGGTGCTGGCGCTCGGCGCCGCCTCGGCGCTCAACTCGGGGCTGGTCCGCTTCCGGGCGCTGTTCCGGGTCGGGTTCTACCTGCCGGTGGTGACCAGCATCGTGGCCATCGCGGTGGTCTGGCGGTTCCTGCTCGACCCGGAGATCGGGCTGGTGAACAACCTGCTGCGGCTGGTCGGCATCGACGGGCCGAGCTGGCTGTCCGACACCGCGCTCGCGCTGCCGTCGCTGATCGCCATGGCGGCGTGGCGCAACTTCGGATTCCTGATGGTGATCTTCCTGGCCGGGCTCCAGGCGGTACCGGCCGACCTCTACGAGGCGGCCACCCTGGACGGGGCGACCCGGTGGCAGCAGTTCCGCAACGTCACGCTGCCGATGCTGCGCCCGACGCTGCTGTTCGGCGGCGTGATCACCGGCATCGGGTACCTCCAGTTGTTCGAGGAACCGTTCGTGATGACCCAGGGCGGACCGCTCTCCTCGACCCTGTCGGTGTCCTACCACATCTACAACCAGTTCGGGTTCGGCAACTACGGCTACGCGGCCGCCGCCAGCTACGTGCTCTTCCTGGCCATCGTGGCGCTGTCGGTCGTGCAGTTCCGGCTGCTGGGGGAGAGGAACTGACGATGGTCACCTCGAACACCGCACTGCGTACCCGGGACCGGGTCGCGCGGACCGTGCTGCACGTCACCCTCGGCCTCGGCCTGCTCGCCGTGGCCGGGCCATTCGTCTGGATGGCGCTGTCCTCGGTCAAGCCGGAGCGGGAGATCCGGGCGGTGCCGCCGACCTGGTGGCCCGGGACGATCACGCTGGAGAACTTCCGCGAGCTGTTCGCCCGGCTCGACTTCCCGCTCTACTTCTTCAACTCGGCGCTGGTCGCGACCCTGGTCACGGCCGGCAACCTGCTGTTCTGCTCGCTCGTCGGGTACGCGCTGGCCAAGCTCAGCTACCCGGGCAAGCGGGCGCTGCTGCTGGCCGTGCTCGGCATGCTCATGGTGCCCGGCATGGTGACGTTCGTCCCGCAGTTCGTGCTGGTCAGCAACATGGGCCTGACGAACTCGTACGCCGGGCTGATCCTTCCGTTCCTGGTCGGGCCGTTCGGCGTCTTCCTGATGCGGCAGTTCCTCCAGTCGATCCCCGACGACCTGATCGAGGCCGCCCGGGTCGACGGCGCCGGGGAGTTCCGGATCTTCTGGCGGGTGGTGCTGCCGCTGTGCCGGCCGGCGCTGGCCACCCTGGGCATCCTCACCTTCCTCGCGTCCTGGAACAACTTCCTCTGGCCCCTGGTGGTGGCCACCACGGAGGACAAGTACACCCTGCCGGTCGCCCTCGCGCTGTACAGCGTCGGCCAGAACCGGACCGACTACGGCCTGCTGCTGGCCGGCGCCGTCGTTGTCGTGCTCCCCGTGCTCGTCGTCTTCCTCGTGCTCCAGCGGCACTTCCTGCGCGGCATCGCCACCACCGGCCTCAAGTGACCGGCCTCAAGTGACCGGCCCCACGTGACTGGACAAGGAGACCCATGCGACGTCTTCTCGCACCGCTGCTCGCCCTGACACTCACGCTGACCGGCGCCGCGGCCGCCGCCGCGGCACCCGCCGGCACCGACTCCGCGGCGCCGGCCGGCGCCGGGACCCGTACCGGCGCCGACCGGGCGCTGGCCGGCTACGCCCGCGACACCTGGCGGTCGATGGTCGCCATGACCGATCCCCGTACCGGGCTGGTCGCCGACAACATCACCGGCGACCTCGCCGCGACCGGCCGGTCCGGCTACACCTCACCCACCAACATCGGCGGCTACCTGTGGTCCGCGGTCGTGGCCCGCGACCTGGGCATCATCTCCCGGACCGAGGCCCGCAACCGGATCGCCCGGACCCTCGACACGCTCGCCGGGCTCCAGCACCA is a genomic window containing:
- a CDS encoding sugar ABC transporter substrate-binding protein, whose protein sequence is MRSRRLAAAIAATLTASIALAGCGRDSDGGREEAKSVGAGKASGDITVWAMGTEGEKLAEFAKAFSAENPDAKVNVTAVPWDAAHQKIASAIAAKQTPDVSMIGTTWQGEFAKSGALDPTPPDLIKKDDFFPGAWDTTIVNDTPYGVPWYVETRLIYYRKDLAAKAGFPDGPKTWDDLAAMAKGMKEKAGAKWGINLQPGKTGSWQSVLPFAWSNGAEVATEDKLSFDTPELTEALAYYQSFFTDGLAPTDLPDGSLEPGFVNGEIGAFISGPWHMGIVEEQGGPDFKDKYAVAQMPTKQSSTSFIGGSNLAVFKDARNRDGGWKFVQWLSQPEVQVKWYEAVKDLPAVQSAWNDSTLSGDTFLAAFGEQLNSAKAPPAIPTWEQIAAAFDIEVEKLCKQNTDPAATAKAIQEKASAIGTGS
- a CDS encoding adenylate kinase; this translates as MRLLLIGAPGAGKGTQAVRVAEHFGLTHISSGDLLRRHIAEETSIGRSVGAAMHRGDLVTDGIVMDVLRKPVEAASRNGGYVLDGFPRTVEQAEVAYLVARDIGASVQVAVFLDVPRPELVHRLLERGRAANRTDDTEDVITRRLRVFEEHTLPLLDYYRQREQLLKIDGARSVDEVTAALVAELEAVRHLLDG
- a CDS encoding carbohydrate ABC transporter permease, yielding MASASTASARSAGVTAGRRAAPAGSRVRLRRALTGWAFSAPFTVLFVVFMALPVAASLVMSFTDLRSTDLRHPLAVNFVGLDNYTRLFADDLFRRSSVNTLVFVVFGVPLTMVLALGAASALNSGLVRFRALFRVGFYLPVVTSIVAIAVVWRFLLDPEIGLVNNLLRLVGIDGPSWLSDTALALPSLIAMAAWRNFGFLMVIFLAGLQAVPADLYEAATLDGATRWQQFRNVTLPMLRPTLLFGGVITGIGYLQLFEEPFVMTQGGPLSSTLSVSYHIYNQFGFGNYGYAAAASYVLFLAIVALSVVQFRLLGERN
- a CDS encoding LacI family DNA-binding transcriptional regulator, producing the protein MSNSRVTVREIARLAGVSVATVSRVSNGTGQVSPEMRRRVLEAIEKHGYRPDHLGRALAARRHGALGLVFPGLSGPYFTELIQGFESEAMPSRSSVHILCTHLREDSDAQVLEMGRRVDGVAVVGGTISDGALGRLAQQTPVVVIAGEGPGDVPSVRAENTASMAALTRHLLVDHQLRDLVFVGNPAGSPDVTRRWTGFLDAHRSLGLAPPAAPVPVGLQQADGVLAAERLFRPGTGTGTGTGSGSGAGAGAAGGAAESGAAPARPGGVVCANDETALGVLVGALGRGLRVPQDLVITGFDDAPMAGLVTPGLTTVRQPVRELAAEAARVLLAAAAEPGAPPAPDLLLTTELVLRHSCGCPADQATSTP
- a CDS encoding carbohydrate ABC transporter permease: MVTSNTALRTRDRVARTVLHVTLGLGLLAVAGPFVWMALSSVKPEREIRAVPPTWWPGTITLENFRELFARLDFPLYFFNSALVATLVTAGNLLFCSLVGYALAKLSYPGKRALLLAVLGMLMVPGMVTFVPQFVLVSNMGLTNSYAGLILPFLVGPFGVFLMRQFLQSIPDDLIEAARVDGAGEFRIFWRVVLPLCRPALATLGILTFLASWNNFLWPLVVATTEDKYTLPVALALYSVGQNRTDYGLLLAGAVVVVLPVLVVFLVLQRHFLRGIATTGLK
- a CDS encoding beta-galactosidase; this translates as MPQVLLQDRRITIDGRPRLLLAGEVHYFRLARRDWADRLDRLRDCGADTVATYVPWLWHELPDRTVDLTGRTDERRDLAGFLDLAHDRGLHAIVRPGPFIMAEIKNEGVPFRLYADHPHLLASTWDGAPIPTRTLDYLAPEFLAAADGWYAQVMPVVAGRLATRGGPVLAVQLDNEIGMLSWVTNSPDLTDGLCADLARWAVDRYGRSGAARRVGADPSDAPAWAAALRTPADEHSLTLHDDLGRYMRDRYRRYVAALRESAQRHGVTGVPFLVNVHGTDEKRGRTFPIGISQLAQAYHGQPQLTAGSDYYLGDLTVGNVPDLYVSNAFLTASLAADQPLTCLEFEAGSGDYTEDLSTLYPPEALDLKIRLCAAQGNRLVNLYLFAGGHNPPLAEPVGDGNDRIAFTGQRHGFAAPLGPEGRPNHTYPAARRALHALRGAADLLADGDEEHDDLALGFVPDHYLTEYRHPASAPRTAQVAELERFRGMGSREILARALLLGGFSFPAVNLAAPPAPPAESGAPTPPPAAASESAASAEPAPDRPAPPAGPGVLVLASAPTLGADVQRRLVAHLAAGGRLLLHGPLPVRDHDGADCTLLADALGLRADGWVESGRDYFPSVVGHGWAAGPAEVRVGWAQLLSGAGEPVLTEVGSGRPCAVEVSVGAGRALVIAADQPCLLDFWRAALDRLGVRPRLRHDAGTAGLVLTSTVDRSGQRLLHLINVAPSAVEFGLSDGDRPVLSGRRLRMPARSGLMLPVGVRVGPATLVETSCELVSREGSTVELRPTQGEDIAVFATDRPVRVDRGNVLVDGERVVVTLRGTAPVRIEIG